From a single Capsicum annuum cultivar UCD-10X-F1 chromosome 12, UCD10Xv1.1, whole genome shotgun sequence genomic region:
- the LOC107851432 gene encoding pentatricopeptide repeat-containing protein At4g01570 gives MASKIQKNLPILPFRRHFSVARTSPSPATKIGNLLLIASITKSLSKPGGIHNLEHYTNTLPLTETLVLQILRRNNLPAATKLSFFKWCSYNPKFKHTAKTYSEMLRFMCYSHHYRKENNGDIFMLLNSMKNDEIVIDSDTFKLLLDSFTRNGDFDSALEILEFVESDNSSFCLNPDVYNSVLIALVQKNQVDIALSIFVKLLETNSVGVSSSVACNVLLVGLRKGNMRAEFNRVFDKLREGENKNVFPFDRWGYNICIHTFGCWGDLSKSLSLFKEMKGRGSWFSPDLCTYNSLIHVLFLLGKVEDGLVVWEELKGSSGLEPDGYTYRIVIQCCCKAYRINDAIKVFSEMQYNGIRPDTIVYNSLLDGLFKARKLTDACNLFQKMIDDDGVRASCWTYNILIDGLFKNGRDLAAYTLFCDLKKKNNNFVDGVTYSIVILNLCREDRLEEGLKLVEEMEARGFMVDLVTITSLLIAIYREGHWDYTERLMKHIRGSNLVPIIIRWKDSMEATMKAPQSREKDFTPIFPSNGDFGDILSRENLTDAETDTVLGVEDADIHYQESDPWSSSPYMDMLANKLSFQSNSTRMFSLTAGKRIDTKGADSFDMDMVNTFLSIFLAKGKLSMACKLFEIFTDMGADPVSYTYNSMLSSFVKKGYFNEAWGILQEMGEKVCPSDVATYNVIIQGLGKMGRADLASAVLDKLMKQGGYLDIVMYNTLINALGKAGRIEEVNKLFQQMKDSGINPDVVTYNTLIEVHAKAGQLKQSYKFLRIMLEAGCAPNHVTDTTLDFLEKEIENLRYQKASIKRPNVDNPL, from the coding sequence ATGgcttcaaaaatacaaaaaaatcttCCAATTTTACCCTTCAGACGCCATTTCTCCGTCGCCAGAACCTCACCGTCGCCGGCAACTAAAATCGGAAACTTACTCCTCATAGCTTCAATTACAAAATCCCTCTCAAAACCCGGCGGTATTCATAACCTAGAACATTACACAAATACCCTTCCCTTAACCGAAACCCTAGTCCTCCAAATCCTCCGCCGCAACAATTTACCCGCCGCCACAAAACTCTCCTTCTTCAAATGGTGTTCATACAATCCAAAATTCAAACACACCGCGAAAACTTACAGTGAAATGCTCAGATTCATGTGTTATTCTCACCATTATCGTAAAGAAAACAACGGTGATATTTTTATGCTGTTGAATTCCATGAAGAATGATGAAATTGTTATTGATTCCGATACATTTAAGTTGTTGCTTGATTCGTTTACTCGTAATGGCGATTTTGATTCGGCTCTTGAGATTTTAGAATTTGTTGAAAGTGATAATTCGAGTTTTTGTTTAAATCCTGATGTGTATAATTCTGTGCTTATTGCTCTCGTTCAGAAGAATCAAGTTGATATAGCTTTGTCGATTTTTGTTAAATTGTTGGAAACTAATAGTGTTGGAGTTAGTAGTAGCGTTGCTTGTAATGTGTTGCTAGTTGGACTGAGGAAGGGGAATATGAGAGCGGAGTTTAATCGTGTTTTTGATAAGCTTAGAGAGGGAGAGAATAAGAATGTGTTTCCATTTGATAGATGGGGGTATAATATATGCATTCATACGTTTGGGTGTTGGGGGGATTTGTCTAAATCGTTGAGTCTTTTTAAGGAAATGAAGGGAAGGGGGAGTTGGTTTAGTCCGGATTTGTGTACTTATAATAGTTTGATTCATGTGCTTTTCTTGCTCGGGAAGGTTGAGGATGGTCTTGTTGTGTGGGAGGAATTAAAAGGGTCTTCGGGGTTGGAACCTGATGGTTATACTTATCGAATTGTTATACAATGTTGTTGTAAGGCGTATAGGATTAATGATGCGATAAAAGTGTTTAGTGAAATGCAGTACAATGGTATACGTCCGGATACTATTGTTTATAACTCCCTTTTAGATGGATTGTTCAAGGCAAGAAAGTTGACGGATGCATGTAATTTATTCCAGAAAATGATTGACGATGATGGTGTCCGAGCTAGTTGTTGGACGTATAATATTCTTATTGATGGCTTATTCAAGAATGGGAGGGATTTGGCTGCTTATACtctattttgtgatttgaagaagaaaaataataattttgttgatggGGTTACGTATAGCATTGTCATTTTGAATCTCTGTCGGGAAGATAGGCTTGAAGAAGGACTGAAGTTGGTGGAAGAGATGGAAGCTAGAGGGTTTATGGTTGATTTGGTTACTATAACTTCTCTTTTGATTGCAATCTACAGGGAGGGACACTGGGATTATACGGAGAGGCTTATGAAGCACATCAGGGGTAGCAATTTAGTTCCGATTATTATCAGGTGGAAAGACAGTATGGAGGCTACGATGAAAGCTCCACAAAGCAGAGAAAAGGATTTTACACCCATTTTCCCATCCAATGGGGACTTCGGTGATATTCTAAGCCGAGAAAATTTAACAGACGCTGAGACTGATACTGTTCTTGGGGTGGAGGATGCTGACATACACTATCAGGAAAGTGATCCGTGGTCATCATCGCCATATATGGACATGCTGGCTAATAAACTTAGCTTCCAAAGTAATTCTACAAGAATGTTCTCTCTTACTGCAGGAAAACGAATTGATACTAAAGGTGCAGATTCTTTTGATATGGATATGGTGAATACCTTCTTGTCGATATTTTTGGCCAAAGGAAAGTTGAGCATGGCttgtaaattatttgaaattttcaccGACATGGGTGCTGACCCTGTTAGTTATACTTACAATTCTATGCTGAGTTCATTTGTCAAGAAGGGATATTTCAATGAGGCATGGGGCATTTTACAGGAAATGGGCGAGAAGGTTTGCCCCTCCGATGTAGCAACGTACAATGTCATAATCCAAGGCTTGGGAAAGATGGGAAGGGCTGATCTTGCTAGCGCCGTACTAGACAAACTGATGAAGCAGGGAGGTTACCTTGACATTGTAATGTATAACACATTGATTAATGCCCTCGGGAAGGCTGGCAGAATTGAGGAAGTAAATAAGCTTTTCCAGCAGATGAAAGATAGTGGAATAAATCCAGATGTTGTCACTTACAATACACTAATCGAAGTTCATGCCAAGGCAGGTCAGCTTAAGCAATCTTATAAGTTTTTAAGGATAATGCTGGAAGCAGGGTGTGCTCCGAATCACGTCACTGATACAACTTTGGACTTTCTGGAGAAAGAGATTGAAAATCTGAGATACCAAAAGGCATCCATTAAACGCCCAAATGTAGACAACCCTTTATGA